The nucleotide sequence CCAACCCCGAGGTCTCCCGACGGGCCCTCGGGGTGGAGAAGGTCTTCAACGAGACTCTCGGCACCGGCCGGTGGCGTACCCATCAGGAGATCTCGGCCTACTTCGGCGACCTGGAGCTGCTACCGCCCGGTCTGGTCCCACTGGCCGACTGGCGTCCGGACGGCGACGAGGAATACCAGCATCCCGACACCTACCACACCATCGTCGGCGGGGTGGCCCGGAAGCCCTGACGGATTCGGCGCCCACCCGCTTGACCTCAAGCTCGGTTCAACCACCAGGATCGTCCTGAACCGACGAGGAGGTCACATTGTCGATCGATCCCGAGCCCCGACCGGTCGACGCCGGGGCCCACCTCCGGATAGCCCGGCCCAGCCGCGACCCTGCCGCCGTCGAACGCTTCTACGTCGCCGGGCTCGGCCTGGCGGTGCTCTACCGGGCCAAGGGTGCCGGTCCCGGTGAGCACGACCTGCTGATGCTGGGCTGGCCGGAGGCGAGCTGGCACCTGGAGATCGTCAGCGGGCCGGATCTCGCGGTACGACCCGGGCCGACCGAGGAGGAGCTGCTGGTGCTCTACCTGGCCGGGCCGGTCGACGACGCCCTGGTCGCCCGCCTCGAAGCGGCCGGCGGCCAGCGGGTCTCCCAGGGGCCGTACTGGGACCGTTGGGGTGTGACGTTCGAAGACCCGGACGGTTACCGGCTCGTACTCTGCACCCGGGCCTGGTCCAACGCGGGCTGATCGACCGCCAGCGGCCGGGGCCGAGGTTTCGTCGTTTCAGGCCCGCTGGCACCTCGCCGTGTGGCACTCGACCGCCTCGGCCAGTTCGGACAGTGCGGTGAACCGCTCGACCAACAGCACCTCGCGGCATTCGCCGCACTCGACAGGCCCGTCGGTCCGCAGGGGCCATCGCCACGCATCGATGTTGACCGGTACGCGCATCGGCAGCTCCTCCCGGCCGATCACCGTCGTATATACCGGACCTGACGCCCTGGCCGCCGAGTACGGGTCAGCGCGCCGCACCGTCGCCCGCGCCGTGGATGCGCTCACGGCAAGCGGCATCGTGGTGGGCGTACCAGGGTCGGGAACATACGTCGCGGAGACGTGAGGCTAGCTGCCCGCTAGACCGGAGACGTCGGGTCCGGCGCACGAATTCGGCGACGTCAGCCGCGAGCTGAGTCCACCGCGCGTCGGCTGCTTCAGAGGTGCTGCCGGAGGAAGTCGAGTTCCAGCGCGAGCAGCCGCTCGGCGGTGCCACCGGCGGCCATGTGGGTGGCACCGGTGAGCGGGATCACCGAGTGCGGGCGGCCGGTGGCCAGCAGCGCGGCGGAGAGCCGCAGGGTGTGCGCGGCCACCACGTTGTCGTCGGCCAGCCCGTGCACCAGCAGGATCGGCCGGAGTTCGTCCGGGTCGCGTACCGGCTCGGCGGCGAGTTCCAGCAGCGAGTGGTGGGCGTACACGTCCGGGCTGTCGGCCGGCATCCCGAGGTAGCGCTCGGTGTAGGCGGTGTCGTAGAGCGTCCAGTCGGTGACCGGGGCGCCGGCGATGGCACACCGGAACAGGTCCGGCCGGCGCAGCACGGCGAGCCCGGCCAGCCAGCCGCCGAACGACCAGCCCCGGATCGCCACCCGGCCCAGGTCGAGGTCGGGGTGCTTGCCGGCCAGCGCGGTCAGTGCGTCCGCCTGGTCGGCCAGGATCACGTCGGCCAGCCGCCGGTGCACCACCTTCTCGAACGAGGGCGCCACCCCGGGGGTACCCCGGTTGTCGATGGTGACCACCGCGTAGCCGGCGTCGGCCCACCACTGCCGCTCCAGCCAGACCGAGCGGGCGGCCACCACCTCCTGGTGGCCGGGGCCGCCGTAGACGTCGAGCAGCACCGGCAGCCGGCGGCCGGCGACGTGGTTGCCGGGATAGACCACCGCGGCCGGCAACCGGCGGTCGGTGACCCGTTCCAGCGCGGGACGGGGCGCGTACGGCGGGGTCGCGGCGAGCGAGCGCAGCGTGCCCACCTCCTGATCGCCCTGCCAGACCGTCCAGCTGCTGCCGGCGCTGTCCAGCGAGCGGGACTGCACGACGATCACGTCACCGCCGACCGTCGCGCTGTGCCAGCCCGGGTCGCCGGTCAGCCGCCGGGCGTCGACCCCGCCCGCCCCGATCGCGGTACGCACCCGGAACAGGTGCTGCTGGCTCGGCTCGCCGTCGCTCCCCTCGACCAGCAGGTCCGGGCTGCCGTTGCGGTTCGGCAGCCAGCCGACCACCCGCCGC is from Micromonospora sp. WMMD1102 and encodes:
- a CDS encoding VOC family protein, encoding MSIDPEPRPVDAGAHLRIARPSRDPAAVERFYVAGLGLAVLYRAKGAGPGEHDLLMLGWPEASWHLEIVSGPDLAVRPGPTEEELLVLYLAGPVDDALVARLEAAGGQRVSQGPYWDRWGVTFEDPDGYRLVLCTRAWSNAG